The nucleotide window TTTATAGGATTAATTAATTCCAAGTTATGTTAAAAAGAAGGATTTTCTTTGATATAAAACCCACTAATGTTTTAAGTTCATGAACTTTAATCATTTGgatatatgtttttttatcaGCTGAATGGGATAATTTGAACTTAGGTCAAACATAAATGTTGATTGattaaaccctaatttcaaccttttttttttatatcctcAACGGTATGTGGGCAATTTAATAATATAGAAAAAAGTTACACGTACATAGTGGAAACATAAACATTATCCCCTcatgaaacaagaaaaataaaatacaggAAAAGGGGAGGGACTTACACTTTACCCCTAACTTGACCTTAATACTAAGTGACTACATGATATTATAACAGAAACTTATATTCTAATTCATGAAAAATATTActtttttaataaaacattGTCTAAGATGAAAAATTAACTATAGTCTTAGGCACATTTAGTAAATTAGGTTGtaatatttttgtgttttttgcgTGTAGGTTATATATTACCATTTACTTTTCATTGTACGTGAATGTTCTGAAACTTATGTACCAGTACATTCATACTAATACTCATGTATACATTCGTACCAAAACTTATGTTTACATTCGTTCCTAAACTTACGTACCAATACTTTTGTACCTAtcagtttttttaaatataaattgtttttgttttgttgttgacttttttttaatataagaatttgaattttgaatcaATTTCAGATGGTAAGtaatttataaaaaagaaatgtgctataattacttaaatataTGGTAAGTTtttaaaataagaaattaaattaaatttattaaaaccctaaaatctaAAAGGCCCTAGTTCATAACTAATGAAAGGTAGTGCTTGATCACTTTGTATTGgtgaaatatataaacacttgaAACCACATATGATTAAAGTACTCCACCTTGCAAAAAAAGGAAACACAGACCAGCATATCGAATATATTGCTAAATTGAGAGCATGCATGGGACTCGCTACAGGCACAAATATACAGTGCGTGGGTTTACAGTCTGTGTATTATTTCACAAGTAATGAAGAAGTGTCTGAAGAGATGAGAGTCTCTGGAACGATTTATCTACTACTTACTATAAGTGCGTTATTGATTTGTGATACTACAATTAATCGTTGAGTCGTGGAGATATTAAGTATATatcaagagggagagagagagtcggCAGTTCTGGATCGAAGACGTGTAATACTGAGTTGGATGCTGAGTTGTATAACTTCATCAGCAGCACTCTCGCTCCCCGGCTAGAATTCAGTGGTGACGTGGAACCAATTGAGAACTTCAGTACCATACATCTATAACAGCGCAGATGCTGATTCAGACCATCCATATGGGGAATTTTCCTGCAGTCAATAGGATACTGCCAGTTAAGAGACTAGGTTAGTATGCACCTCTACCAcaagttgtgtgtgtgtgtgtgtgtgtgtgtgtgtgtgtgtgtgtatgtatctATCACTTTCAGCTGGACATGTATATTGATTTGCCCAGCCGGTTCTTTTTTCTAACCATTCCATGATTATTGTTTAAGTAGTGTTTGCATTCAAATTGCTCATCGACACCTTCTTGTCTTGATCATCTACATGTTATTAAAGCTCAAAATCAGTACTTTTGTTTCAAAAGTTTTCTTAATATATAATAGCGTATTGCGATAAAGGTAATGCTTGGTAGGtcaaatttttaaacaaaatttacaaactaaatgatgtgtcaccaataagaaataaacgcATTAAGCAataattaagtaataatccaatcattaacaaccacatcatttgatttacaaaatttggtctaaaaatttgATCTACCTAGCATTACACTTGGGAAAATGCAGAACCCAACACAAGATCAAGATAAAGTTGTCAACTAGCTAAACTGCAAACTTGTTATTTTTGTATCCATTCTTGTTTCTACAAGGCGACAATCTAAACTACTCTACTTTGTGTGAGAAGAACTCCGAACTCACACGCAACAAGTTGGACACACTCTTAACTCACATGTGCTTGTTTCCAATCGACTTAATTAATGGTCCTTAAATAAGAATGGATATCGTGAAGCCCAGCTGCCCTTTTTGTAAGGTTAGGCCCAAGGGCCttgaaaaattagaaaaatgtcTAGATAATCATCATTTGACCTTCAGTCCTGACCATGGGCCTTGATAATAACATGTAGGTTCTCATTTCAGTTTAAGAGAAACTTCATTTCTAGCATATTAGGTAAGTTGTGTTTCCATGAGTTAAAagagagctttaatgaaaagctctcagtattgttcactttaacgaaaaattacatttttatactaaaatgtCAATGATGGTACTATATACTTTACCCtttgttttgtctttatcgttaaaactcaaagttttcaagccattctcattagttttcctaagttATAAAAAGGAGCAGTAAACAAACAATGAAGCATGTTTCAATACATATAatgaggtgtattcaattggaattttgagggattttaattctttttataAATTCAGGAGTatttaattaagattttaagtgattctctaaaAATTTAGACGTATTCAATAAGTATTTTAAAAGAGTTTATAACATTtaagatgtattcaattagaaattgattttaatttttttttaaatgttgagGAATTTGAGGGGATTGGAGAaatttcgtaatatattttaaGCATTCTCAAATTTCATATCTTCTCGTGAGAATTTGGGGGAATTCactcaaaattttatataaGATCTCTAGAAATCAATTGAACTCCATCAAAGCtcattaaaatccctcaaaatttcAATCGAATATTGAGTGTCCCTTAAGGGAAAATAGCCTAGCGTTCATTGAAGATTTGTCAAAGGTTCCAGTGGTGTATATTTTCCCAAGTAATTGCATATATGATGTGAAATTGACACTGATAGTTGTATAATCTCAATTGTTATGCGTTATGTTACGTGTCAACTATAATTTGTTGAAACATAGAATACAAGACACTTTAACTTAAAGGTTGAGTCTAATGAACTCCCATCCCGCTAAAAAACACAAGACAAGAAAAACAATATCGAGTCTTGATGAACATCTTTGTGTGTTATACTAGTCCCTTTTTTAGAAGAAAATGAGGCTGCCAACAAGTAGCCAATTCAGGACTGCTCTCGTCTTTCTCTATTTGACATGCAGCTCCACCTTTGGACACTGTCCCTTCTCTGAATACAAATTTTTGACATCTCAGCCTACAtatttgtcttttctttttggtaatctttattttttgcaaaattttcttgtttttgtttgtaaaCTGATCAAATTTATGTCTTTTTACCTGCACacttttatctattttttgctctcaaatcaaataaatcgaaagaaaaaataaaagacaagAATAAACGAAGTAAAAAAGCgaaaaagctaaaaaaaaaactaatgaaaagggtttgaaaactttgaattttaacgataaggacattaactttttttaatgtaaaaatgtaatttttcgttaaatgaAGAATCTTTTCGGtaaagtttcaaaaaaaaaaaaattaaggcgTAAAGGATTTCTTGGTTACCACGATTCAGTTGTCAAAGTAAAAATGGACGGTAAAGTCAACTATTGGGTAGCGTGGAGTAAAACGGCTACTTTAGGAGAAAAGACCCGATGCCAGTGCAGTGCAGCGATCAGAATCTTCAGTTTCATAGGAGTTCGAATTCACATAAGAGTCGATCATTTCGTAACCCAAACTGCTTTCAAAATCTCTTACTTTTTTGCCGCCACAGCCGATCACTCTGTTTCTCCGGtaatcttcttcctcctttatctatgtatatttgtttgtatgtttgtttgaacAAACAAGAAATACCTGTGTGTTGGGTTTTTTTGTATTGAATACCAAGATTGATAtggaagtttgagaatttttataCTGTTGGGTTTTTCCTTAGTATGCTTTTTGGATTTGATCATCTTCATTTGCTTAGTTGGTAAGTTAAAGTTTGGTAATTTGGCTAAAATTATCAGAAATCAAGTTTCAATTGCTGAAGTGATCGACGACATAACGATGAATCGCTCAAATATCGATGATATACTGTAAATCGTCCCTTAAAGTTTCTATCTTTTTTGTCTGGTCAGAATTGATGACAAAgaaatggatttttttttcttcccatttttaGGACGATATGTTTGAGAAGTGAGACCCATgtgtttaattttcaaatttttctttatttttttttaattttcaaaattacGGTATCTGGGTTTTGGCTATAATTGCATTAACTCTGGaaattttacaaatttattGTTTCTATATGAGCTAGGTTtatgtacattttacaaaatgtatttgattgtttttcaataaaaaaactgTCTGCTTTGTGGTGTCATTGGACATATTTCAGcatggtttggtactgaggtgattctgaCAAAAAGCTGGTataaaaaaagctgggagctgtttttgtgtttggtaaacattcagcttcaactttttttcacagttttgagtgaaaaaaagccaaaaacaagaagctgcaaaacccagctttgaaaaaccggttttttttcacatctgttttacataaaagtttaccaaacactataatactgcttttttttttcaaaagcacttttacaaaaaagtttatcaaacactctgATGCATTATTTCACAgcccgcttattctcacagcacagcagaagcagcttttttttcaaagcacagcaataccaaaccaaccctccTTGATTGCTTGGGGATGTTTTCAAGCACTAAATTGTATGCAGTTGTGTTTATACACCTTATATTGCTTATTCATCACGGCTGCAGATCACGATACCTTGGTGAGAATCTTCAGTTTTAATTGCATAACGGATGGTTTCAATTTTCGGGATTTACATGAAATGATGTCACAGATTGGATTCGGATAAATGCCAACTTCCAACTGCActtatggttgtgaaagtgTTGAAGAGGAATACGAAAAGAATTGATCAGTCTTCTGGTGATGAGATTAGTGAGATGGCAAGTGTTACGAAAGAGGATAGAATTAGCAGTCTGCCTTGGGATGTATTGGACGGGATCCTTGTTCGCTTGCCTTTGAAAGAAGTTGTGAGGACTAGTATCTTATCCCGCAGGTGGAGGCATAAATGGACTGGCATTTCACAGTTTGTTATTGATGACAAATGCATTCCAAGCCGGATATCAGACAAAGTTGCAAGATGGGAATCGATCATGGAAATTCTTTGTCAAGTTCAATTGCATCATACCGGTCCTATAGAAAAGTTTAAGCTTGCTGCTTATTGCCGGCCTGACCATTCTGATTTAGACCAGTGGATTCATTTTTTAGCTGACAAAGGTCTCAAGGAGTTCATCCTACAGGAGTTTGACACTATAAAACGTTTTAACTTGCCTTTTTGTCTATTCTCGTGTCCACTTTTGAATCGCTTGGAGCTTTTCGGTTGTAGAATCAAGCCATCTTCTGAAGCCATCGGATTCAAGAGCGTCGTGAACCTCCATCTCAATGAAGTTTATGTAACTGGTGGCACGCTAGAATGTTTGGTTATAAATTCTCCGGTTCTTGAAAGATTGACACTGTTGAACATTGATCGTCAAATTGTTCTTAGAATTGGCAACACAAATCTCAAGTATCTGAAAGTAGATTCCAACTTTGACGATATTTATCTTGAAAACAGTCCATCTCTTGCTTGTGTTGACATTGGCTTGAGGGCGAGGGTCGTACCACGACTTTTTGGGTCCGAAGGAGGGAAGCTAATCAGGGTTATAGGCTGTCTACATGCTATCAAGAAACTGAGCCTATCCAGTGCCATCCTGGCGgtaatttttctctctttttttcgaAGTTTCGTATTGGCCTCTATTGCTATTTGGTTggcttaacaaaaaaaattctgatATGATTGttgcttgcatttgtttttaCTTTCTAGTTTCTGGGCAATAATGGCGTACCGGACAAACTTCCTACTCTGCTTCCACATCTGTCAGTTCTCGAACTCAGGGACGTACAGTTGGATTCTTTGACAGAAGTGTTGGTTTGCGTCTGCATTTTTCGAAGTGCTCCTAATTTAGAGGAACTACACCTTTCAGTAAGTTTAGTTCCTCTGAACAACTAGCAATTTAGTTCAAGCATTTTTCATCTGCTCTAGGACTTTGAATTACAAGACGACCTTGGTTTTCGCTTTGTTTTCGTTTTTGGACTTAACAGGTTGCTAGTACAACTGAGTATTACAAACCTGCTGCTGACTTCCTCATCACTAAGTTGTCAAACCACTACTTCGAACAACTTAAAGTAGCGAAGATAAGAGCGGTACAAAATGTTCAAACTGAGACAATATTCATCCAGCTTTTACTCGCTCATTCGCCCGTGCTGAAAAGAATGACCATTGTACATTATGGAAGCAGAATTCTTCCAACAGAAGTGCTGGAGCAATCCGTGCCAGCTTCTAAAGATGTCGAAATTTTCAACTTATGCGTATAAATCTCATCTCCTCGAGGCatttctgtgttttttttttctttttgtacagATGTAGATCAGGGTTAGAACTTGAAACTTGCacttgtattattttttttttaagaaaacctcAACGGTACGAGGGACATATAACAACCTCTTTAATCTTTTGTTTATTGAATAATGAATTTCTTGCACAAGATTTTCTTCATAccgaaaaagaaagagaacaatcaaagAGCGGGTACCGGCTGAAATGGTCTCCCGAACCTGGTCATATTACATTGTTTTTGCAACTTCAGGAATCAAGATTTCGAAGACCTATGAATCTAAGAACGTCAATTTATTGAAGAAGAATCTGTACAATTggacagaaaacatcaaaattttCGGAACTCTGGCAGACTGCTAATATACAACATAAACGTTTAATCTTAACGTAACCTAATAGCTTCAACTGTAACTTCTTGCTATGAAATGCTTTCTTTTGAAGCAGAAAAAATTCAAGTCGGAAATCACCGTGGACCAGAGAGTTCCATTGCTTGTACTAGTAGCGAAGAGTCGTCAGTGAGATCGGAGTATCGGTCTGAGGATGAGAACTCGGGGGCTTTGGACTTtgttgattctactttctgagaGGCTTCCCATCTTTCCACAAGTCCATCACCTTCAAGCATCCTTACCACTTCTGACATTTTCGGTCTGTGGCCGGGAAGGTACTGTGTGCACAAGAGTGCCACTTGAACCATTTCCTCCAGCTCAATCCTGTCATAGTTGGTTTTCAGATCCTTGTCCACAAGCATCTCAAGCGTCTTTTCCTGATGAATCTTTTTAACCTGTGATCAAATAAACGTCagataaatcaaacaaaatccCGGGACTGGACTTATTAAATTAGACAACAGTCCAACATATTGCGTCTTCCAAGTCCGATGTAGAGCGGTACAACTCTATAGTACTAGCATGGAATCAAATAATTTCCAGTCCCAGCCACCAAATGGGCGTTATGGAATAGTAAGAACTAGATGGGAGTTGTGTACTCACCCAATCAAGTATAGCTCCTTTCTGGTTAGCTGCCTTACCAAATTCCAGTGCTCTCTGGCCTGTAATTAGTTCAAGTAGAAGGATTCCAAATCCGAAAACATCAGTTTTCTCAGAGGACTGGCCGGTGGAGAGGTACTCAGGGGCTATATGACCCACAGTACCCCTAACAGCTGTGGTGACATGCGAGTCTTGGTGATCCAGAAGCTTTGCCAACCCGAAATCTCCCACCACAGCTTCACAGTAGTCATCAAGAAGTATATTTGCAGCCTTCACATCCCTGTGGATTATTTTCGGATCACATTGCTCGTGAAGGTACAACAATCCTCTTCCGGCTCCTAAGGCAATCCGCTTCCTAGTGCCCCAATCCAAGACCGGTTTCCCTGTTAAAAGATTGATTCAAATTTAGACACACATGATAGGAATTCTAAATGGACAATTACAGTTtgagattttgatatttttaccTTTGAGACGGGAAGCAACGCTGCCATTGGACATGTATGGATAAACTAGAAGTCTTTCGGCTGGTGTGATGCAAAAGCCGTATAGCCTGAGAAGGTTGCGGTGAACTGCTAGGCTGATCATTTCAACTTCAGTCTGGAATTGAATCTCTCCACCAAGTGCACTGCCATCTTTAAGCCGCTTAACTGCTACGAAAGTGCCATCTTGGAGAGTTCCTTTGTACACATGTCCAAAGCCGCCTTTTCCTAGTATGTTCTTGCTGCTGAAATTGTGCGTTGCAATCTGAAGTTCTCTGAAGTGGAATCTTTTCAGGTTACCAAGGGAAATTTCCTCATGATGCCGGTCTGAGATTTCAAAATATACGACATTAAGTAGACAGTTGGTTATCCAATTACTTTTTCAGAACACaaattttttctttcagaaagtACCTTTAACATCGAAGAATGCCTGTTGGTTGCGCCTTTGCCGCCACCATATAACTGCTCCAAATCCAAGAACAATCAGGCAGAGGCATCCGAGGCTTAGACCAAATGCGAGTGCTACTTTGTGATTTTTAGATCTCCCGGGAAGAGCAGCTTGAGAAGACAAAATGAAATTGAAGTTAGGATCAAAGCATCACACGATCAGTTGAATTTGTGATCTTTGTGGAAGTTGGAACTAGTTTGTGCAAGAAATCTCAGAACAATGAATTGATTCAAAGTCCATACCTTGTGTAGTAGTCAAATTCATCAACATTGGCATCAGTGTCGTCCCATTGCACTGAGCTTCAGATCCCGTTGCGCATATCAGAGGATTTCCAACTATGCTGAAACAACAAAAAAGAGAGGGGGTGGAGAGGATTTAGTAATCAAGTCTAcgttgtatgtgtgtgtgtgagagagagagagagagagagagagagagagagagggagggagaggaaGATTACTTGAATGTTTTAGCAGCAAATCTAGGTACAGGGCCACTCAGGTTATTGTAGGACAAGTCTCTGGCTTGCACAAGATCATAGAATAACAAAAATTTTACTTCAGAAACACAATTTAGAAagattcacacacacacacacacacacacacacacacacacacacacacacacacacacatataacaGTAAGATAAAAAGGGGGGGAGAGATTTACAGAAAGGAAAGCTGGCTCATGTTAGCCAACGAAACCGGAAATGCTCCAATAAGACTGTTATTGTTGAGCCTCCTAAACCCAGTTGAAATAATCTACATTAGCCTTAAAAACAAGTACAAAATATACTTCAATTCATGTGCATGGATCACAAAATGCTTACAAGTATTGGAGACTTCTCAGGTGGCCTAAAGAGGAGGGAATTGCCCCAGTGAAGAAGTTATTGGAAATATCAAGTGTACGAAGCTTTGAGAGCCTCTCAATCTCCCGAGGAATAGGTCCGGTTATATTGTTGTTCTGTAATAACCTGTAAAAGAAGTAGAAAACTAgaaattcaaaaaacaaaacaccaTAACTCATTAAATTCAATGAGAACAAAAAAGCATTGAAATCTGCCCTTTTTGGGAACTTACACAATCTGAAGATTTGTTAAGTTGCCTATGCTTGGAGAAAGAGTGCCTGATAAACTTTGGCTTGGAGTACCCCTGCAAAAACaccatttcaaatttcaattactTAACACATTCATTAAACTTATAATTTTCTACTAATTAATCTTGTAGCTctcagaaaattaaaattttcgtaAAAAAAAAGTACTCACAGGCCAATAACTAAGCTTTCAGGAGAGCAAGTGACCATAGTCCAACTACATGGATCAACAGAATCATCATCCCAATTATCCAAAACTCCATGAGGATCCACCAGAGAATTCTTAAGGCCCATTAAAGCTTGcactgagatgaaaaaaaaaacagatgagGATTCTGCAAGTTACTTTCAAAGTTTAGAGCTTCTGAGGAAAGCAATTCATTTTTTTGCAGAAAATTTTTGAACTTACCTTCAAAGTTTACTCCTTTAGGAGAAAGCAACCCATTCCCACATGTCCAAGACCACAGAAATGCCATAAAACAGAGAGCAGCTTTTGCTCCTCTCATTCCCATTCCAATCCCAATTCCCATTGATTCAAACGTCACAAGCATAAACCAGAAGCTGAAACTGAAGCCAGAAGCTGAAAGCTGCTTATGGTGACCGAGAGTGCTTTTGGGATGACGAAATCTCAAGTGGGTTTGGTTTGTTTAAGTTGTTTGATCTTCAAATTGCAACCACTTTTCTTGttgctctcttctctctccatgCGGTAATCCCGTTCACCGAAAATCTGTGTCAGGACTCAGGAGGACCCAAGAAAAAGCCACTTCTTTTGGGGGTATAAAAAGGAAACTAGCATGCCTGTCGTTGAGTCCTGAGGCTGTGGGggaaattatatataaatggcTCTAATCCTGAAGGAAAAGAACAATTTGAAAGGCAAGGAGATAATTGGAAATCCAATTTGTTAATACTTGTTAAGCTATTgaacaatgctttgaattgtacCCGCCAAACAAAAGACGAACAATAAGTTTGTAGTTCAAGTACTCATTTTAAGGATTTAATCTTTTGTAAGTTCGCAAGATCTTGAATGTAACAACTAATTTCCCTTACTTTTTAACTATTTTTTCATTATGTGATTATGTTTGTTTCCtcgtaaaaagaaaaaaaaatgagttaGGAGCTTGTAACTCAAGTGATGAGTAAGAGCGTTCAGTCCATTGTAAAAGGTAAAATATTTTGTATAACTATTTAATTATCCTCCTCTCTTTCTGTGATGAGAACGATAGATAAAAAAATGATAGTAGAATAGTAACATGGCATAATATCTGCATAGTAAAGATATATCCATTAAGCGAAAATCGTTATCTAACGAAATAGAaataaaccaatcaaattttattttcaataattAAGAACGTTTAATCATGTAGTCtagaaaatagaaaatcaaaTGCTGAATAATCTGGTACATTTTCCGACTAATGGAACCAAAGTTCTTTCTTATTAGCCAATAAtaagtcatatatatatatatatatatatatatatatatatatatcatttacCTAGAGATGGgtgttattttcatatttta belongs to Malus sylvestris chromosome 17, drMalSylv7.2, whole genome shotgun sequence and includes:
- the LOC126611381 gene encoding protein NSP-INTERACTING KINASE 1-like, which gives rise to MLVTFESMGIGIGMGMRGAKAALCFMAFLWSWTCGNGLLSPKGVNFEVQALMGLKNSLVDPHGVLDNWDDDSVDPCSWTMVTCSPESLVIGLGTPSQSLSGTLSPSIGNLTNLQIVLLQNNNITGPIPREIERLSKLRTLDISNNFFTGAIPSSLGHLRSLQYLRLNNNSLIGAFPVSLANMSQLSFLDLSYNNLSGPVPRFAAKTFNIVGNPLICATGSEAQCNGTTLMPMLMNLTTTQAALPGRSKNHKVALAFGLSLGCLCLIVLGFGAVIWWRQRRNQQAFFDVKDRHHEEISLGNLKRFHFRELQIATHNFSSKNILGKGGFGHVYKGTLQDGTFVAVKRLKDGSALGGEIQFQTEVEMISLAVHRNLLRLYGFCITPAERLLVYPYMSNGSVASRLKGKPVLDWGTRKRIALGAGRGLLYLHEQCDPKIIHRDVKAANILLDDYCEAVVGDFGLAKLLDHQDSHVTTAVRGTVGHIAPEYLSTGQSSEKTDVFGFGILLLELITGQRALEFGKAANQKGAILDWVKKIHQEKTLEMLVDKDLKTNYDRIELEEMVQVALLCTQYLPGHRPKMSEVVRMLEGDGLVERWEASQKVESTKSKAPEFSSSDRYSDLTDDSSLLVQAMELSGPR